The region CACTTGAACGACTTTTAGATGGATAGATTTCAAATGGAGTAAGGTGCCTTTGAATTTTCATTCGTGATCCTAGAGAAACATAATATCCGTTGACATTCCATTCCGAGTTTAGTCAGAATCAAATACAATAGTTTTCTGGTCAGGCACATTCAATCCAATTTCATTTCGGTGTAGGTTTACGATTTATTTCAAAGCAATGTTTCGATCTGGCGACTCCAGTATGTTTGACCCAAGATACTTCTTGGATGACTCTGATGTTAGCAAAGCAAGTAAGACGACAGGAACTGAAGAAGTTTGTTCCGAGGATGGCACGGAGGGCCAAGAGGCGGAACTTGGAGAGACAACGGAAGCAAAGGTTCTATACAAAAGTCCCATCTGGGACTCCAAAGAGGGCGAGTCTTCGGAGGACACTGAGCAGAAGAGTATGTCGACCAATTATCCAGTAGGGGAGCAGTCCGGGAAAAAGCAGCTTAAGGGGTTCTTCAAAAAGATGGGTAAGTCTCAAAAGATGGAGAAAACTGAGCTAAAGGGTCTATTTGAAAGTCCAGCTGATTCCCATGAGGTTGAGGAGCTTTCCGAGAAAGAGAAGGTGTATGATCTATATGCTAGTTCCTCCTTGAGCTCCCTAGGGGACGACCATTCGAAGAATATGGAGCTCGAGTATATGCCGACCGAAGAACATTCTGCTAAAGTGCATCCATCGAAGAATACAGAGCTTATGAGTCTACAATCTACAAGCAGGGCCATTCCCCAAGAGGAGCTAAAGGGTCTAGTTGCAAGCTCCACCGAGTCTAAAGTGGAGAAACCATCAGAGCAAAAAGAACTAAAACGTCTATACATCAGACCAACTTCAAATCGGAGCTGTTCCTCCTCCGAGTTGGGTAATTTGGTGGATGAGGTTGATGATGGCTGCAAACTGAGGGAGCGACCATTGTTCTCGATAGGACACAAAGTACCGGACACCTGGAAGTCGCCGGAACACCGCAAATTCTTTCCCGAGAAGGCCAATCTCTACGACGGAATTGTGGGGCTAGCGCGAGACGGAGTGCAGACAAACTCCATAGTGATCATCGATGAACATAATTTTCCTGTACAACTTCTGATTCTTCAGTGCTATTCTGGCATGTTTCGAGATATCGGCAACGAAATGACTATTGAGTTGCCTGGTGAAATGGTAACTCCGCGCGCCTTTGGCGTTCTCTACGAGTGGATGATCGATACAGAACCGGCCTTGCCGCGGGACGGGCTCTTGGAGGTGCTGCAGGCGTCACATTTCCTGAAAATTCCACAGCTGATCGCCCAATGCGAATCTTGCTTGACCAATAACCTAAAAGAGGCATCTGCCGCGCTGCTGTACTTGGAGGCGAAGGAGCTCAAACTGGACTTCAACCATGAGCAAATGTTACAGCGtatttcattgttttttttaaccttCGTGGCGTCAAATGAGTTCTTAGGGCTTCTCCTCAAACCACTGTGTAAACTTCTAGCATCCGATCGGGTGGCCGTGAATTCAGAATTGGAAGTTTTCATGGTGGCTGTGCGCTGGTTAAACCATGAGTGGCCAAAGCGCGAGGGAAGCATCGCAAGGGTAGCATCCTTTATTCGTTTTGGATTAATTCAACCCTGGGTGCTAATCCGACTGCAGCAGACGGACAATGAGGCGGTGGAAGTGCAAAGAATCCTGTCCCATCCCCTGGTACGAAAAGGACTCCATGACGGCATTGCCTACACTACCGAGCGAATATTCTATTGCGATGATCGGGAGGCCTTTAAGCAGCATCT is a window of Drosophila bipectinata strain 14024-0381.07 chromosome 2R, DbipHiC1v2, whole genome shotgun sequence DNA encoding:
- the LOC108131727 gene encoding uncharacterized protein, which translates into the protein MFRSGDSSMFDPRYFLDDSDVSKASKTTGTEEVCSEDGTEGQEAELGETTEAKVLYKSPIWDSKEGESSEDTEQKSMSTNYPVGEQSGKKQLKGFFKKMADSHEVEELSEKEKVYDLYASSSLSSLGDDHSKNMELEYMPTEEHSAKVHPSKNTELMSLQSTSRAIPQEELKGLVASSTESKVEKPSEQKELKRLYIRPTSNRSCSSSELGNLVDEVDDGCKLRERPLFSIGHKVPDTWKSPEHRKFFPEKANLYDGIVGLARDGVQTNSIVIIDEHNFPVQLLILQCYSGMFRDIGNEMTIELPGEMVTPRAFGVLYEWMIDTEPALPRDGLLEVLQASHFLKIPQLIAQCESCLTNNLKEASAALLYLEAKELKLDFNHEQMLQRISLFFLTFVASNEFLGLLLKPLCKLLASDRVAVNSELEVFMVAVRWLNHEWPKREGSIARVASFIRFGLIQPWVLIRLQQTDNEAVEVQRILSHPLVRKGLHDGIAYTTERIFYCDDREAFKQHLQKTGGRPPKQRTWIYDRNCRHHHRLNCKHSVQFSFETFVEYLNYVQCQHRDYWQSYELTSASDVCLNCQPKPDDSERGQDSD